In Mangifera indica cultivar Alphonso chromosome 1, CATAS_Mindica_2.1, whole genome shotgun sequence, a single genomic region encodes these proteins:
- the LOC123192395 gene encoding F-box/LRR-repeat protein 3-like isoform X2 yields MKKQKVSEMINLFDLLSEEIFFVILDCLNTNPLDKKSFSLVCKSFYSIESKHRKKLKPLRQEHLPKILTRYPSITHLDLSLCPRITDNSLTTISTACKSTLRSIDLSKSGAFTGSGLMSLSLNCKNLVEIDISNAIGLKDAGAAALAEAKNLEKLWMGRCKLVTDMGIGCIAVGCEKLKVMSLKWCLGVGDLGVGLIAVKCKEIRSLDLSYLPITNKCLPSILKLQYLEDLVLEGCFGIDDNSLAALKHGCRSLKALDMSSCQNISHLGLSSLTSGTGGLQQLTLAYGSPVTLALADGLKKLSMLQSIKLDGSVVTCAGLKAIGNWCVSLKELSLSKCFGVTDEGLSSVVTKHRDLKKLDITCCRKITDVSIAQTTSSCTMLISFKMESCTLVPREAFVLIGQRCHFLEELDLTDNEIDDEGLKSISRCSKLSILKLGICLNITGVGLAHVGMSCSKLVELDLYRSVGITDAGVSAIAHGCPDLEMINISYCKDITDTSLISLSKCSSLNTFESRGCPLITSLGLTAIAVGCKQLIKLDIKKCHNINDVGMLPLAHFSQNLRQINLSYTSVTDVGLLSLARLSCLQSMTILHLIGLTPRGLAAALLACGGLTKVKLQASFKSLLPELLFKHLEARGCVFQWRDKGFQEELDPKCWKLQVEDMMGGGY; encoded by the exons ATGAAGAAGCAGAAGGTCTCTGAAATGATCAATCTCTTTGATCTTCTCTCAGAGGAGATCTTTTTCGTAATCTTAGACTGCCTTAACACGAACCCGCTtgacaaaaaatcattttctttagTCTGCAAGTCTTTTTACTCTATAGAatctaaacataggaagaaACTCAAGCCTCTTCGCCAAGAGCATCTCCCGAAAATTCTCACGCGTTATCCGAGCATAACACATCTCGATCTCAGTCTTTGTCCTCGAATAACTGACAATTCATTGACAACTATATCGACTGCTTGTAAATCTACGCTTCGTTCTATTGATCTTTCGAAATCAGGAGCTTTTACTGGTTCTGGGTTGATGAGTTTAAGTCTCAACTGTAAGAATTTGGTGGAGATTGATATTTCGAACGCGATTGGTTTAAAGGATGCCGGAGCAGCGGCGTTGGCTGAAGCGAAAAATCTGGAGAAGTTGTGGATGGGAAGATGTAAGCTTGTTACCGATATGGGGATCGGTTGTATTGCGGTTGGGTGTGAAAAGTTGAAGGTGATGAGCTTGAAGTGGTGTTTAGGTGTCGGAGATTTGGGTGTTGGTTTAATCGCGGTCAAGTGTAAGGAGATTCGTAGCCTAGATCTCTCTTATTTGCCG ATTACAAATAAATGTTTGCCATCGATCTTGAAACTACAATATCTTGAAGATTTAGTTTTGGAGGGGTGCTTTGGTATTGATGATAACAGCCTTGCAGCCCTTAAACATGGATGCAGGTCACTTAAG GCACTTGATATGTCAAGTTGTCAAAACATTAGTCACCTTGGCTTGTCATCTTTAACAAGTGGTACTGGAGGTTTACAGCAACTTACCTTGGCTTATGGCTCTCCA GTTACTCTTGCTCTTGCTGATGGTTTGAAGAAGCTTTCCATGTTGCAATCAATCAAATTAGATGGTAGTGTGGTTACTTGTGCTGGATTGAAGGCCATTGGAAACTGGTGTGTATCACTAAAGGAGTTGAGCTTAAGCAAGTGTTTTGGAGTGACTGACGAAGGTCTCTCATCTGTTGTCACAAAACACAGAGACTTGAAGAAGCTAGACATCACGTGTTGTCGCAAAATTACTGATGTTTCTATTGCCCAAACTACAAGTTCATGCACCATGCTCATTTCTTTTAAGATGGAATCCTGCACCTTAGTTCCTAGGGAAGCATTTGTTCTTATTGGACAACGGTGCCATTTTCTTGAAGAGCTTGATCTGACAGATAACGAAATTGATGATGAAG GTCTGAAGTCCATCTCAAGATGTTCCAAACTCTCCATATTGAAGTTAGGAATTTGTCTAAACATTACTGGTGTCGGCCTGGCCCATGTTGGCATGAGCTGCTCAAAACTGGTAGAGCTTGACTTGTACAG GTCTGTGGGAATAACAGATGCAGGTGTTTCAGCAATTGCCCATGGTTGCCCTGACCTTGAGATGATTAATATATCCTACTGTAAAGACATTACTGATACTTCCTTAATATCTTTATCAAAATGCTCAAGTTTAAACACATTTGAAAGCCGAGGATGCCCTCTTATCACATCTTTAGGTCTCACAGCCATTGCTGTGGGATGTAAGCAACTCATCAAGCTAGATATAAAGAAGTGTCACAACATCAACGATGTTGGAATGCTTCCACTTGCTCACTTCTCTCAAAACCTAAGACAG attAATTTATCCTACACTTCAGTTACAGACGTGGGGCTCTTGTCGTTGGCCAGACTCAGTTGTTTACAGAGCATGACAATTTTGCACTTGATAGGCTTGACTCCGAGAGGACTGGCAGCTGCCCTGTTGGCATGTGGAGGGCTAACTAAAGTCAAACTTCAGGCATCCTTTAAATCACTGCTACCCGAACTGCTTTTTAAACATCTAGAAGCACGTGGTTGCGTGTTTCAATGGAGAGATAAAGGGTTTCAG GAAGAATTGGACCCCAAGTGCTGGAAGTTGCAGGTGGAAGATATGATGGGTGGAGGATACTAA
- the LOC123194760 gene encoding uncharacterized protein LOC123194760, whose amino-acid sequence MFVCCPFLSQMERQNVGILCWFVHDRHLTRLFVFAAIYGAVECVSTALFSPILMVLRIWLVSPVPESLLYHCWSISDCITGFLNFEVHKFHSIYLQLSALYH is encoded by the exons ATGTTTGTATGTTGCCCATTTCTTAGCCAGATGGAGCGCCAG AATGTGGGAATTCTCTGTTGGTTTGTACATGATCGGCATTTGACCAGACTCTTTGTTTTTGCTGCCATTTATGGTGCTGTTGAATGTGTCTCCACTGCATTGTTTAGTCCCATCTTGATG GTTCTCAGAATTTGGTTGGTGTCTCCAGTCCCAGAATCTCTCCTTTATCATTGCTGGAGTATCAGTGATTGCATTACTGGTTTCCTCAACTTTGAAGTCCATAAATTTCACAGCATTTATCTTCAGTTATCAGCTTTGTATCACTGA
- the LOC123192395 gene encoding F-box/LRR-repeat protein 3-like isoform X1: MKKQKVSEMINLFDLLSEEIFFVILDCLNTNPLDKKSFSLVCKSFYSIESKHRKKLKPLRQEHLPKILTRYPSITHLDLSLCPRITDNSLTTISTACKSTLRSIDLSKSGAFTGSGLMSLSLNCKNLVEIDISNAIGLKDAGAAALAEAKNLEKLWMGRCKLVTDMGIGCIAVGCEKLKVMSLKWCLGVGDLGVGLIAVKCKEIRSLDLSYLPITNKCLPSILKLQYLEDLVLEGCFGIDDNSLAALKHGCRSLKALDMSSCQNISHLGLSSLTSGTGGLQQLTLAYGSPVSLLLLRLSISSNGLFLSHFLQFSSGDCQVTLALADGLKKLSMLQSIKLDGSVVTCAGLKAIGNWCVSLKELSLSKCFGVTDEGLSSVVTKHRDLKKLDITCCRKITDVSIAQTTSSCTMLISFKMESCTLVPREAFVLIGQRCHFLEELDLTDNEIDDEGLKSISRCSKLSILKLGICLNITGVGLAHVGMSCSKLVELDLYRSVGITDAGVSAIAHGCPDLEMINISYCKDITDTSLISLSKCSSLNTFESRGCPLITSLGLTAIAVGCKQLIKLDIKKCHNINDVGMLPLAHFSQNLRQINLSYTSVTDVGLLSLARLSCLQSMTILHLIGLTPRGLAAALLACGGLTKVKLQASFKSLLPELLFKHLEARGCVFQWRDKGFQEELDPKCWKLQVEDMMGGGY; this comes from the exons ATGAAGAAGCAGAAGGTCTCTGAAATGATCAATCTCTTTGATCTTCTCTCAGAGGAGATCTTTTTCGTAATCTTAGACTGCCTTAACACGAACCCGCTtgacaaaaaatcattttctttagTCTGCAAGTCTTTTTACTCTATAGAatctaaacataggaagaaACTCAAGCCTCTTCGCCAAGAGCATCTCCCGAAAATTCTCACGCGTTATCCGAGCATAACACATCTCGATCTCAGTCTTTGTCCTCGAATAACTGACAATTCATTGACAACTATATCGACTGCTTGTAAATCTACGCTTCGTTCTATTGATCTTTCGAAATCAGGAGCTTTTACTGGTTCTGGGTTGATGAGTTTAAGTCTCAACTGTAAGAATTTGGTGGAGATTGATATTTCGAACGCGATTGGTTTAAAGGATGCCGGAGCAGCGGCGTTGGCTGAAGCGAAAAATCTGGAGAAGTTGTGGATGGGAAGATGTAAGCTTGTTACCGATATGGGGATCGGTTGTATTGCGGTTGGGTGTGAAAAGTTGAAGGTGATGAGCTTGAAGTGGTGTTTAGGTGTCGGAGATTTGGGTGTTGGTTTAATCGCGGTCAAGTGTAAGGAGATTCGTAGCCTAGATCTCTCTTATTTGCCG ATTACAAATAAATGTTTGCCATCGATCTTGAAACTACAATATCTTGAAGATTTAGTTTTGGAGGGGTGCTTTGGTATTGATGATAACAGCCTTGCAGCCCTTAAACATGGATGCAGGTCACTTAAG GCACTTGATATGTCAAGTTGTCAAAACATTAGTCACCTTGGCTTGTCATCTTTAACAAGTGGTACTGGAGGTTTACAGCAACTTACCTTGGCTTATGGCTCTCCAGTAAGTCTTCTACTTCTTCGTCTCTCTATATCATCTAATGGCTTATTCCTTAGCCATTTTTTACAATTTAGCAGTGGTGATTGTCAGGTTACTCTTGCTCTTGCTGATGGTTTGAAGAAGCTTTCCATGTTGCAATCAATCAAATTAGATGGTAGTGTGGTTACTTGTGCTGGATTGAAGGCCATTGGAAACTGGTGTGTATCACTAAAGGAGTTGAGCTTAAGCAAGTGTTTTGGAGTGACTGACGAAGGTCTCTCATCTGTTGTCACAAAACACAGAGACTTGAAGAAGCTAGACATCACGTGTTGTCGCAAAATTACTGATGTTTCTATTGCCCAAACTACAAGTTCATGCACCATGCTCATTTCTTTTAAGATGGAATCCTGCACCTTAGTTCCTAGGGAAGCATTTGTTCTTATTGGACAACGGTGCCATTTTCTTGAAGAGCTTGATCTGACAGATAACGAAATTGATGATGAAG GTCTGAAGTCCATCTCAAGATGTTCCAAACTCTCCATATTGAAGTTAGGAATTTGTCTAAACATTACTGGTGTCGGCCTGGCCCATGTTGGCATGAGCTGCTCAAAACTGGTAGAGCTTGACTTGTACAG GTCTGTGGGAATAACAGATGCAGGTGTTTCAGCAATTGCCCATGGTTGCCCTGACCTTGAGATGATTAATATATCCTACTGTAAAGACATTACTGATACTTCCTTAATATCTTTATCAAAATGCTCAAGTTTAAACACATTTGAAAGCCGAGGATGCCCTCTTATCACATCTTTAGGTCTCACAGCCATTGCTGTGGGATGTAAGCAACTCATCAAGCTAGATATAAAGAAGTGTCACAACATCAACGATGTTGGAATGCTTCCACTTGCTCACTTCTCTCAAAACCTAAGACAG attAATTTATCCTACACTTCAGTTACAGACGTGGGGCTCTTGTCGTTGGCCAGACTCAGTTGTTTACAGAGCATGACAATTTTGCACTTGATAGGCTTGACTCCGAGAGGACTGGCAGCTGCCCTGTTGGCATGTGGAGGGCTAACTAAAGTCAAACTTCAGGCATCCTTTAAATCACTGCTACCCGAACTGCTTTTTAAACATCTAGAAGCACGTGGTTGCGTGTTTCAATGGAGAGATAAAGGGTTTCAG GAAGAATTGGACCCCAAGTGCTGGAAGTTGCAGGTGGAAGATATGATGGGTGGAGGATACTAA
- the LOC123194753 gene encoding uncharacterized protein LOC123194753, which produces MESTSEQPNINNGNATTRVPLSKVVSDCVKRWFKDTLKEAKAGDVNMQVLVGQMYYSGYGVARDTQKGRLWMTRASRTRASVWRVSDKHPGYNASDSDSDELEGES; this is translated from the exons ATGGAGAGCACCAGCGAGCAGCCGAATATCAACAACGGTAACGCGACCACCCGCGTGCCGTTATCGAAAGTTGTCTCGGATTGTGTGAAGCGGTGGTTTAAGGATACGCTTAAAGAAGCGAAAGCTGGTGACGTGAACATGCAGGTGTTGGTGGGGCAGATGTATTATAGCGGTTATGGGGTTGCAAGAGACACCCAAAAG GGAAGATTGTGGATGACAAGAGCATCGAGGACTCGAGCCTCTGTTTGGAGAGTTAGTGATAAGCATCCAG GTTATAATGCCAGTGATTCGGATTCAGATGAATTGGAAGGAGAATCTTAA